One genomic window of Solanum dulcamara chromosome 12, daSolDulc1.2, whole genome shotgun sequence includes the following:
- the LOC129877508 gene encoding uncharacterized protein LOC129877508, which yields MMRLLGSLWMLHLLMWLFWMPRSGSSQLADFSMGAARALDALLQDYAYHAFDRPRITTGVIYDANIPLNLTGIKVSGLRLRSGSLRTHGFKMYKEFQIPVGVVEQPYVERLVLVYQNLANYSTKYYNLSGYMYLAPVLGLLAYDASNLSATNLTELDIKASGQPISISFSDVKPLPVGSSAKCVSIDLQGSLNFSNVLSDNTCTTFQQGHFSIVTESIAPSPAPVSPPIIHHKGKKNKSRVWIIVGSIVGGLILMFLLGLVIVCARKYKRKKKMQQMERATEVGESLQMTKVGSTKAPAATVTRTQPTLETEYRP from the coding sequence ATGATGAGGCTTCTAGGAAGTCTCTGGATGCTTCACCTACTAATGTGGCTGTTTTGGATGCCACGATCAGGGAGCTCTCAGTTAGCTGACTTTTCTATGGGGGCTGCACGGGCACTAGATGCACTTCTCCAAGATTATGCTTATCATGCATTTGATCGGCCGAGAATTACAACAGGTGTTATCTATGATGCAAATATCCCCTTGAATTTGACAGGGATTAAAGTGTCTGGATTGAGGCTTAGGAGTGGCAGCTTAAGGACTCACGGATTTAAAATGTATAAAGAGTTCCAAATACCTGTTGGTGTCGTTGAGCAGCCTTATGTTGAGAGGCTTGTTCTGGTCTACCAAAATTTGGCCAATTATTCTACAAAATATTACAACTTATCTGGCTACATGTACTTGGCTCCTGTATTGGGTCTTCTCGCTTATGATGCATCAAACTTGTCAGCAACTAACTTGACTGAATTGGATATCAAAGCTTCCGGTCAGCCCATCTCAATAAGTTTTTCAGATGTAAAGCCATTGCCTGTTGGATCATCTGCAAAGTGTGTTTCAATTGATTTACAAGGTTCTCTGAATTTCAGCAATGTTTTGTCAGATAACACATGCACAACCTTTCAACAGGGACATTTCTCTATTGTGACCGAGTCAATTGCTCCTTCTCCAGCTCCAGTGTCTCCACCAATAATTCATCATAAGGGAAAGAAGAACAAGTCGAGAGTCTGGATAATTGTTGGTTCTATAGTAGGAGGACTAATATTGATGTTTCTTTTAGGTCTTGTGATAGTGTGCGCGAGGAAGTACAAACGCAAGAAGAAAATGCAACAAATGGAGAGGGCTACAGAGGTTGGAGAGTCATTACAAATGACTAAAGTCGGGAGCACAAAAGCACCGGCTGCTACCGTAACACGAACACAACCTACACTAGAAACTGAGTACAGACCCTGA